In one Ischnura elegans chromosome 13, ioIscEleg1.1, whole genome shotgun sequence genomic region, the following are encoded:
- the LOC124170165 gene encoding zinc finger protein 501-like: MGAKKEPYREDNAQPPLGEDGDPIESLTYAHEPTTETSESSIRELSLTALMSSESGSSCEPTTSKTSCGLEGEKQGPKKKGNERPYCCSICCKSFTLSSSLTTNMRKHTGERPYSCNTCSKTFSNKSQLNTHFRTHSGEKPYVCNVCSKSFSQRSTLVSHMRTHTGEKPYSCSICCKSFTVSSSLAPHMRTHSGEKPFTCKLCGKSFSRSNQLVTHTRTHTGEKPYSCSECEKSFSDRSILVRHVRTHSGQKPFSCRICCKSFTVSSSLGAHMRTNSGDRPFSCTICKKSFTQPISLKRHMQTHSEEKPYSCNECGKSFSVKSNLVTHQRTHSGEKPFICKVCSKSFSQSNQLVTHTRTHSGEKPYSCSECEMSFSAKSNLVAHVRTHSGERPYSCTICKKSFTQPNSLKRHVRTHT; this comes from the exons ATGGGGGCAAAGAAGGAACCATATCGGGAGGATAATGCCCAG CCTCCTTTAGGTGAGGATGGGGACCCAATTGAGAGTTTGACTTATGCCCAT GAGCCCACTACAGAGACATCTG AGTCATCAATCAGAGAATTGTCTCTCACTGCCCTTATGTCGAGCGAAAGTGGCAGTTCTTGTGAGCCTACCACATCGAAGACTTCATGTGGGCTGGAGGGGGAAAAACAAGGgccgaagaaaaaaggaaatgagagACCTTACTGTTGCAGCATTTGCTGCAAGTCTTTCACTTTGAGTTCTTCTCTCACCACAAACATGCGAAAACACACGGGAGAGAGACCATATTCATGCAACACGTGCAGCAAAACCTTCAGTAATAAGAGCCAGCTCAACACACACTTCCGTACACACTCGGGAGAGAAGCCGTACGTCTGCAACGTGTGCAGTAAGTCCTTCAGTCAGAGGAGCACCCTCGTCTCCCACATGCGTACCCACACTGGAGAGAAACCTTACTCATGCAGCATTTGCTGCAAGTCTTTCACTGTGAGTTCTTCTCTCGCCCCACACATGCGAACACACTCGGGAGAGAAGCCATTTACGTGTAAATTGTGCGGTAAATCCTTCTCTCGGAGTAACCAGCTTGTTACGCACACgcgtacacacacgggagagaaaccgtaTTCATGTAGTGAgtgtgaaaaatctttctctgatAGGAGCATCTTAGTTAGGCATGTACGCACACACTCGGGAcaaaagcctttttcatgtagaATTTGCTGCAAGTCTTTCACTGTGAGTTCTTCTCTTGGCGCACACATGCGAACAAACTCGGGGGATAGGCCTTTTTCATGCAcaatctgcaaaaaatctttcactcAACCGATTTCTCTCAAACGTCACATGCAAACACACTCGgaagagaaaccttattcttgcaacgAGTGTGGAAAGTCTTTCTCAGTTAAGAGCAACTTAGTGACACATCAACGCACGCACTCGGGAGAGAAGCCATTTATATGTAAGGTGTGCAGTAAATCCTTCTCTCAGAGTAACCAGCTTGTTACCCACACGCGTACACATTCGGGAGAGAAACCGTATTCATGTAGTGAGTGTGAAATGTCTTTCTCTGCTAAAAGCAACTTAGTTGCGCATGTACGCACGCACTCGGGAGAGAGACCTTATTCTTGCAcaatctgcaaaaaatcttttaCTCAACCAAATTCTCTCAAACGTCACGTACGGACACACACGTGA